Proteins encoded by one window of Limnothrix sp. FACHB-406:
- a CDS encoding response regulator gives MTEAATGWTKVSRTLATVVQRRASGVLVLERGPSRWRLIFLQGRLLWAIDEQFRIRRWQRALKRSGVNLQPVPLTETARPLWEVWWLATALLAGQVTPAQLHSVLESVAQEVLFAAASDPTVVSHWDKYVPALPDTRAVAQQLLGSEALLAVMQSVVKLLQRWESVGLSPEQADRAPQLAQLDWSPSATTQNDRSTFLTLAPLLNGQRSTWDVSLVMKQPMSIVVHLLHHLVERGGLDFLPLDDRPADTVLNLLFTPQAAPVKPPQSAAPRDRAATAPGRSGGPAATQTPTPQPTPATQAPNSEQPLVMLIDDDPMVGKLLRPVVHRLGCRFVHITEATRALAAAIEQRPDMVLLDLVMPIVNGYELCTQLRRVNLLANVLIAIVTSNRGAIDRVRAKLVGASVFVPKPLRLEKVAALLQQYLPDRLQPPPQDNSQRPQPSPTTAGTLPTPPRNGGGWHPAPAAGIQPNNAGPLNRYLLGEEMLNNRYEFGVLAKQ, from the coding sequence ATGACTGAAGCAGCAACGGGATGGACAAAGGTGTCGCGGACGCTGGCGACGGTGGTGCAGCGACGGGCTTCGGGGGTGTTGGTGCTGGAGCGGGGGCCGAGTCGCTGGCGCTTGATTTTTTTGCAGGGTCGCTTGTTGTGGGCGATCGATGAGCAGTTTCGGATTCGCCGTTGGCAACGGGCCCTGAAGCGATCGGGGGTGAATTTGCAGCCGGTTCCGCTGACGGAAACGGCACGGCCCCTATGGGAGGTGTGGTGGTTGGCGACGGCGCTGTTGGCGGGCCAAGTCACACCGGCCCAGTTGCACTCGGTGCTGGAGTCGGTGGCTCAGGAGGTGCTGTTTGCGGCGGCGAGTGATCCCACGGTGGTGTCTCACTGGGATAAGTATGTGCCCGCTTTGCCGGACACGCGGGCGGTGGCGCAACAGTTGCTCGGCAGTGAGGCCCTGTTGGCGGTGATGCAGTCGGTGGTGAAGTTGCTGCAACGGTGGGAGTCGGTGGGGTTGTCGCCAGAGCAGGCCGATCGCGCGCCGCAGTTGGCCCAGTTGGATTGGTCTCCGTCCGCAACAACTCAAAATGACCGATCGACGTTTTTAACGTTGGCTCCGTTGCTGAATGGTCAACGATCGACCTGGGATGTCTCGCTGGTGATGAAACAGCCCATGTCGATCGTCGTGCATCTGCTGCATCACTTGGTGGAGCGTGGGGGCTTGGATTTTCTGCCCTTGGACGATCGCCCGGCGGATACGGTGCTGAATTTGCTGTTCACGCCGCAAGCAGCGCCAGTTAAGCCCCCACAGTCCGCAGCGCCCCGGGACAGAGCCGCCACTGCTCCAGGGCGATCGGGTGGGCCGGCGGCGACCCAGACCCCAACACCCCAGCCCACTCCAGCAACCCAAGCCCCCAACTCTGAACAGCCCTTGGTGATGTTGATTGACGATGATCCGATGGTGGGCAAGCTGCTGCGCCCTGTGGTGCATCGTTTGGGTTGTCGGTTTGTGCATATCACGGAGGCGACAAGGGCCTTGGCGGCGGCGATCGAGCAGCGACCAGATATGGTGTTGCTGGATTTGGTGATGCCGATTGTGAATGGCTATGAGCTTTGTACCCAGTTGCGACGGGTGAACCTGTTGGCCAATGTGCTGATCGCGATTGTCACCAGTAATCGCGGGGCGATCGACCGGGTGCGGGCCAAGCTGGTTGGGGCTTCGGTGTTTGTGCCCAAGCCTCTGCGCCTGGAAAAGGTGGCTGCGCTGCTTCAGCAATATTTGCCCGATCGATTGCAACCGCCACCCCAGGACAATTCCCAACGACCACAACCCTCGCCAACAACCGCAGGCACCCTCCCCACACCGCCGCGCAATGGTGGTGGCTGGCATCCGGCCCCCGCCGCTGGCATTCAACCCAACAACGCCGGCCCCCTGAATCGATACTTACTCGGTGAAGAAATGCTCAACAATCGCTATGAATTTGGAGTTTTGGCGAAACAATAG